A part of Drosophila willistoni isolate 14030-0811.24 unplaced genomic scaffold, UCI_dwil_1.1 Seg143.1, whole genome shotgun sequence genomic DNA contains:
- the LOC6648585 gene encoding synaptobrevin homolog YKT6, which translates to MVKLFALSIFYKGNGEARILKTTSDLQSFSFFQRGTVDNFMTFASKTIVERTQPALRQSVKQDAYMCHVYVRSDNLAGVLIADHEYPNRVAHTLITKILDEFATKVPADQWQNGSAATISFDMLPTFLAKYQDPVEADPLTKMQNDLDETSIILKNTIAAVLERGEKLDDMVLKSEELSLQSKAFYKTAKKTNSCCSFT; encoded by the exons ATGGTCAAACTATTCGCACTGAGCATCTTTTACAAAGGAAATGGAGAAGCCCGCATCTTGAAGACAACATCCGACCTGCAGTCGTTCTCCTTTTTTCAGCGCGGCACTGTTGACAATTTTATGAC cTTTGCATCGAAGACAATTGTGGAACGTACACAGCCCGCGCTTAGGCAATCAGTGAAGCAAGATGCCTATATGTGTCATGTATATGTACGATCAGATAATCTGGCTGGTGTCCTAATTGCCGATCATGAGTATCCCAATCGAGTTGCTCACACATTAATCACAAAGATTCTCGATGAGTTTGCCACCAAAGTGCCAGCGGATCAATGGCAAAACGGTTCGGCAGCAACCATATCATTTGATATGCTTCCAACATTTTTGGCCAAGTACCAGGACCCGGTTGAGGCGGATCCATtgacaaaaatgcaaaacgaTTTGGATGAAACGTCAATTATATTAAAGAACACAATTGCGGCGGTATTGGAGCGTGGCGAGAAGCTTGACGATATGGTACTCAAATCGGAGGAACTGAGCCTGCAAAGCAAGGCCTTCTATAAGACAGCGAAAAAGACCAATTCATGTTGCAGTTTCACCTAA